One window of the Streptomyces sp. TS71-3 genome contains the following:
- the eccCa gene encoding type VII secretion protein EccCa gives MPEGELSLQEPPTLPETVPDNSAVWTYVPMAMMSLSMMLMFLRPGGGGVFTYMAFGVLILAAVAMLVGQVMRKSTERKQRLVGERRDYLRYLSQTRGRVHRAVMEQQAALAWRHPAPVALRSIVRTTRLWERRAKDEDFAEVRVAVGDQQLGMRLTPLSTKPVEDLDPLSAHALRRFVRAYSTVPDQPIALYLRSFSRVLLRGDETSARGLVRAALCQLALFHAPDELWISLCVADERRSEWEWAKWLPHSLHPQEQDGAGPARMIASAFNDLEDLLGAEFTERPTFDPEELPGREEPFTVIVVDGVTVPAGHRLDGPGFRNCVVIDLSGSLTWRPGRTTLRLDVQPKSLKLVRTDRTRKEQTTVLGRPDTMGRGGAESLARMVSPFRMGLSTDAMEPLAADVELTTLLGIPDLYRHDPTTLWKRSTATSRLRVPVAVGADGLPVDLDIKESAEGGMGPHGMLIGATGSGKSELLRTLVLALALTNSSETLNFVLVDFKGGATFLGLDELPHTSAIITNLSEEVALVERMQDALHGELIRRQELLRAAGNYSSALEYEKARASGTPLAPLPSLFVVVDEFSELLAAHREFMDLFVMIGRLGRSLGVHLLLASQRLDEGRMHQLESHLSYRIGLRTFSAMESRGVLGVPDAYQLPSQPGSGYLKSGVEALTRFRAAYVSGGYRRRRGAVAQARVASQVVPWTADYVVPRAPVQSAEPEPVEEETEGGPSLLSVALERLRDSGPDAHEVWLPPLGLPPTMDALLPGLAPDPARGLTAAGWPGTGKLRVPVGLVDKPFEQRRDPLVVDLSGAGGHVGVAGGSQSGKSTVLRTLITSLALTHTPREVQFYCLDFGGGTLAALAGLPHVGGVAARLDSERISRTVAEVNAVLTHREQLFLDHNIDSMSTYRRRRAAGEFAEEPHGDVFLVVDGWATLRSDFDALVPAFNQLAARGLNYGIHLVIGTARWMEMSAQVRDQLATRLELRLGDTMDSVVDIRKAATVPRTPGRGLTVDAKLHFLSALPRIDTKESAEDLTDGVAHMVEQVAGNWSGPVAPKVRMLPHRLPAAELPQSEIDATSTGLRMPLGYDEETLSPVWHDFSRTPHLVAVGDTESGKTNLLRLAAAAITTRYTPAQARVLVVDYRRELVEAVPEAYRLGHAVSLDALRELVGGSARALKTRLPGQDITPARMRQADWWSGPRLFVLADDYDMIGGGNAFDHPFAPLFEYLALGHEVGLHMVVVRSATGAGRGLNDQLLRRLDEVNTPGLLMSCPPSEGYVFGNIKPRNLPAGRGQYIARRKATLIQTAVLGG, from the coding sequence ATGCCGGAAGGAGAGCTGAGCCTTCAGGAACCGCCGACACTGCCGGAGACCGTACCGGACAATTCCGCAGTCTGGACGTATGTCCCGATGGCGATGATGTCCCTCTCCATGATGCTGATGTTCCTCCGCCCCGGTGGCGGCGGTGTGTTCACGTACATGGCATTCGGTGTTCTCATCCTCGCGGCCGTCGCCATGCTCGTGGGCCAGGTCATGCGCAAGAGCACCGAGCGCAAACAACGTCTCGTCGGCGAGCGCCGGGATTACCTTCGCTACCTGTCGCAGACCCGCGGCCGTGTGCACCGCGCCGTGATGGAGCAGCAGGCGGCGCTCGCCTGGCGCCACCCGGCTCCGGTGGCACTGCGTTCGATCGTGCGCACCACCCGCCTGTGGGAGCGCCGCGCCAAGGACGAGGACTTCGCGGAGGTCCGGGTCGCGGTCGGCGACCAGCAGTTGGGCATGCGGCTGACCCCGCTTTCCACCAAGCCGGTGGAGGACCTCGACCCGCTGTCCGCACACGCACTGCGGCGGTTCGTGCGGGCCTACAGCACCGTGCCCGACCAGCCCATCGCGCTGTACCTGCGGTCGTTCTCGCGGGTGCTGCTGCGCGGCGACGAGACGTCGGCCCGGGGCCTGGTGCGTGCCGCGCTGTGCCAGCTCGCGCTGTTCCACGCGCCGGACGAGCTGTGGATCTCGCTCTGCGTCGCCGACGAGCGGCGCTCGGAGTGGGAGTGGGCGAAGTGGCTGCCGCACAGCCTGCACCCGCAGGAGCAGGACGGCGCCGGCCCGGCCAGGATGATCGCGTCGGCCTTCAATGACCTTGAGGACCTGCTCGGCGCCGAGTTCACCGAGCGCCCCACCTTCGACCCGGAGGAACTGCCCGGCCGCGAGGAGCCGTTCACGGTGATCGTGGTGGACGGCGTGACCGTGCCCGCCGGCCACCGCCTGGACGGCCCCGGCTTCCGCAACTGCGTGGTCATCGACCTGTCCGGGTCCCTGACCTGGCGGCCCGGGCGCACCACCCTCCGCCTCGACGTGCAGCCGAAGTCCCTCAAGCTGGTGCGCACCGACCGCACCCGCAAGGAGCAGACGACGGTGCTCGGGCGGCCCGACACCATGGGCCGGGGCGGCGCCGAGTCGCTGGCCAGGATGGTGTCCCCGTTCCGGATGGGCCTGTCCACCGACGCCATGGAGCCGCTGGCCGCCGACGTGGAGCTGACGACCCTGCTCGGCATCCCGGACCTGTACCGCCACGACCCGACGACGCTGTGGAAGCGCAGCACGGCCACGTCGCGGCTGCGGGTACCGGTCGCGGTGGGCGCCGACGGGCTCCCGGTGGACCTCGACATCAAGGAGTCCGCCGAGGGCGGCATGGGCCCGCACGGCATGCTGATCGGTGCCACGGGCTCCGGCAAGAGCGAGCTGCTGCGCACCCTGGTGCTGGCCCTCGCGCTCACCAACTCCTCGGAGACGCTCAACTTCGTCCTGGTGGACTTCAAGGGCGGTGCCACCTTCCTGGGCCTCGACGAGCTGCCGCACACCTCGGCGATCATCACCAACCTCTCCGAGGAGGTGGCCCTGGTGGAGCGCATGCAGGACGCCCTCCACGGTGAGCTGATCCGCCGTCAGGAACTGCTGCGCGCGGCCGGCAACTACAGCTCGGCCCTGGAGTACGAGAAGGCGCGCGCCTCGGGCACCCCCCTCGCACCGCTGCCCAGCCTCTTCGTGGTGGTCGACGAGTTCAGCGAACTGCTCGCCGCACACCGCGAGTTCATGGACCTCTTCGTGATGATCGGCCGCCTCGGCCGCTCCCTCGGCGTCCACCTCCTGCTCGCCTCGCAGCGCCTCGACGAGGGGCGCATGCACCAGCTGGAGAGCCACCTGTCGTACCGCATCGGCCTGCGCACCTTCTCCGCGATGGAGAGCCGGGGCGTGCTGGGCGTGCCGGACGCCTACCAGCTTCCCTCCCAGCCCGGCAGCGGCTACCTGAAGAGCGGTGTGGAGGCGCTGACGCGGTTCCGCGCGGCCTACGTGTCGGGTGGCTACCGGCGCCGCCGGGGTGCCGTGGCGCAGGCCCGGGTGGCCAGCCAGGTGGTGCCGTGGACCGCGGACTACGTGGTGCCGCGCGCCCCCGTGCAGTCGGCGGAGCCGGAGCCGGTCGAGGAGGAGACCGAGGGCGGCCCGTCGCTGCTGTCGGTGGCCCTGGAGCGACTGCGCGACTCCGGCCCGGACGCCCACGAGGTCTGGCTGCCGCCGCTGGGCCTGCCGCCCACCATGGACGCCCTGCTGCCCGGTCTCGCCCCCGACCCGGCGCGCGGCCTCACCGCCGCCGGGTGGCCGGGGACGGGCAAGCTGCGGGTGCCGGTCGGCCTGGTCGACAAGCCCTTCGAGCAGCGGCGCGACCCGCTGGTGGTGGACCTGTCCGGAGCCGGCGGCCACGTCGGCGTCGCCGGCGGCTCGCAGAGCGGCAAGTCGACCGTGCTGCGCACCCTCATCACCTCGCTCGCGCTCACCCACACACCGCGCGAGGTGCAGTTCTACTGCCTCGACTTCGGCGGCGGCACGCTGGCCGCGCTGGCCGGCCTGCCGCACGTCGGCGGTGTGGCCGCGCGCCTCGACAGCGAGCGGATCAGCCGTACGGTCGCCGAGGTCAACGCCGTCCTGACACACCGCGAGCAGCTCTTCCTCGACCACAACATCGACTCGATGTCGACGTACCGCAGGCGCCGCGCGGCCGGCGAGTTCGCCGAGGAGCCGCACGGCGACGTCTTCCTCGTGGTGGACGGCTGGGCCACGCTCCGCTCGGACTTCGACGCCCTCGTCCCCGCGTTCAACCAGCTCGCGGCGCGCGGCCTGAACTACGGCATCCACCTGGTCATCGGCACGGCCCGGTGGATGGAGATGTCGGCGCAGGTGCGCGACCAGCTCGCCACCCGGCTCGAACTGCGGCTCGGCGACACCATGGACTCGGTGGTCGACATCCGCAAGGCGGCCACCGTGCCCCGGACCCCCGGCCGCGGCCTGACCGTCGACGCCAAGCTCCACTTCCTGTCCGCGCTGCCGCGCATCGACACCAAGGAGAGCGCCGAGGACCTCACCGACGGTGTGGCCCACATGGTGGAGCAGGTCGCCGGCAACTGGTCCGGACCCGTCGCCCCGAAGGTGCGGATGCTGCCGCACCGGCTGCCGGCCGCGGAGCTGCCGCAGTCGGAGATCGACGCCACCTCGACGGGCCTGCGCATGCCGCTCGGGTACGACGAGGAGACCCTCTCCCCCGTCTGGCACGACTTCAGCCGCACGCCCCACCTGGTCGCGGTCGGCGACACCGAGAGCGGCAAGACCAACCTGCTGCGCCTGGCCGCCGCCGCGATCACTACCCGGTACACCCCGGCGCAGGCCCGCGTCCTGGTGGTGGACTACCGGCGCGAACTGGTGGAGGCGGTGCCGGAGGCCTACCGGCTCGGGCACGCGGTGTCCCTCGACGCGCTGCGGGAGCTGGTGGGCGGTTCCGCGCGGGCGCTCAAGACCCGGCTGCCCGGCCAGGACATCACCCCGGCGCGCATGCGGCAGGCCGACTGGTGGAGCGGCCCGCGGCTGTTCGTGCTGGCCGACGACTACGACATGATCGGCGGCGGCAACGCCTTCGACCACCCCTTCGCACCGCTCTTCGAGTACCTGGCCCTCGGGCACGAGGTGGGCCTGCACATGGTGGTGGTGCGCTCGGCCACGGGTGCGGGACGGGGTCTCAACGACCAGTTGCTGCGGCGCCTCGACGAGGTGAACACGCCTGGGTTGCTGATGTCGTGCCCGCCGTCGGAAGGGTATGTCTTCGGCAACATCAAGCCGCGGAACCTGCCGGCGGGGCGTGGGCAGTACATCGCACGGCGGAAGGCGACGCTGATCCAGACGGCGGTGCTGGGGGGTTGA
- the eccD gene encoding type VII secretion integral membrane protein EccD — protein sequence MSESSVASLCRLTIRAPATSLDLAVPADVPIADLLPALLRYAGADFEESGLEHGGWVLQRAGERPLDEEGTLETLDVRDGEALYLRPHTEQLPEVRLDDLVDGIANVTRERLHGWTPAASRRLLRGWVVVILTTVLALLAWPGGPVLVRAAAAGVTGLLLLAGAASASRAVGDAEAGATLGFMAAPSLALAGWLLPGGEISGAAAYHVLGAKLLAAGAAGAGGAVLALAAVAVYAPLFLATAVVVIAATLAGALMSVFDLPADSAAAVVASVVVLFGGFVPALSFRLAGMRMPAMPTTARQLQEGIEPYNGRDVAVRTELASGWMTALYGATGVICVGCLLTLVRRPDLPELLVAVALSLLLLLHGRGMVNVWQRLTLALPGAAGILMILLGTAAGLHKDQRPGFVVVMLALAAVLAIVSWTVPGRRMSPYWGRGAELLHSMLAISLLPLTLWVLGVFGTLRGLNG from the coding sequence ATGTCCGAAAGTTCAGTGGCGAGTCTCTGCCGACTCACCATCCGGGCCCCTGCCACGTCACTCGACCTCGCGGTTCCGGCGGATGTGCCCATCGCCGACCTCCTGCCCGCCCTCCTCAGGTACGCAGGTGCAGATTTTGAGGAGAGTGGTCTCGAACACGGTGGCTGGGTCCTCCAGCGCGCCGGCGAGCGGCCGCTCGACGAGGAAGGCACCCTGGAGACGCTGGACGTGCGCGACGGCGAGGCGCTGTACCTCCGCCCGCACACCGAGCAGCTTCCCGAGGTGCGCCTCGACGACCTCGTCGACGGGATAGCCAACGTCACCCGCGAGCGCCTGCACGGCTGGACCCCCGCCGCGAGCCGCCGGCTGCTGCGCGGCTGGGTCGTCGTCATCCTGACCACCGTGCTGGCCCTGCTGGCCTGGCCCGGCGGCCCCGTGCTCGTCCGGGCGGCGGCAGCGGGCGTGACGGGCCTGCTGCTGCTCGCCGGAGCGGCCTCCGCGAGCCGCGCCGTGGGCGACGCGGAGGCGGGTGCCACCCTGGGCTTCATGGCGGCGCCCAGCCTGGCGCTGGCCGGCTGGCTGCTGCCCGGCGGTGAGATCAGCGGAGCGGCTGCCTACCACGTGCTCGGCGCCAAGCTGCTGGCCGCCGGAGCGGCCGGGGCCGGCGGTGCGGTGCTGGCGCTCGCCGCGGTGGCGGTGTACGCGCCGCTGTTCCTCGCCACCGCCGTGGTGGTCATCGCGGCCACCCTCGCCGGGGCGCTGATGAGCGTGTTCGACCTGCCGGCGGACAGCGCCGCCGCCGTGGTGGCCTCGGTGGTCGTGCTCTTCGGAGGGTTCGTGCCGGCGCTGTCCTTCCGGCTCGCCGGGATGCGGATGCCCGCGATGCCCACCACCGCACGGCAGTTGCAGGAGGGCATCGAGCCCTACAACGGCCGGGACGTCGCCGTGCGCACCGAGCTGGCGAGCGGCTGGATGACCGCGCTGTACGGGGCGACCGGAGTGATCTGCGTCGGCTGCCTGCTCACGCTGGTCAGGCGCCCGGACCTGCCGGAGCTGCTGGTGGCCGTCGCGCTGTCGCTGCTCCTGCTGCTGCACGGCCGCGGCATGGTCAACGTCTGGCAGCGCCTCACGCTGGCCCTGCCGGGTGCCGCGGGGATCCTCATGATCCTGCTGGGCACCGCGGCCGGGCTCCACAAGGACCAGCGTCCCGGGTTCGTGGTCGTGATGCTGGCACTCGCGGCCGTGCTCGCGATCGTCTCCTGGACGGTTCCGGGCCGGCGGATGTCGCCCTACTGGGGCCGCGGGGCCGAACTGCTGCACTCGATGCTCGCGATCAGCCTGCTGCCGCTGACCCTGTGGGTGCTGGGTGTCTTCGGCACCCTGCGCGGTCTCAACGGCTGA
- the eccB gene encoding type VII secretion protein EccB — protein MRSKRDQVQAHTFIMSRLTSGMLLADPDAPESPLGRTTRAVLIGIIIAVVVAAGSVVYGLIAPGGNDSWRNSTSLIVNKDTGGRYLFVGGRLRPVRNYASARLIGGTSLKTADVGSSSLRDTPTGTPVGIPGAPDALPAAGDLESDPWQVCSSVRMQESDGGNTTTAPVTSLVAGSPMETTGLGASQGLIVQGPDKATYLVWQGSRLRLDAASGAASSLGYGAVTPRPVSAAFLDALVPGPGLVSPDVPGRGEPGPSMEGKPSTVGQVFQVRVPGSDAHYYLMRHDGLVPLTDTQAALVLGDHATRQKAYGGAAPKAMPMGAATMKEHMAPGAAGHSLSATGMPPSPPRVADMQRGTAACARVRPSGDGTEVTTVQVPLSSLGPVTQPADDELARPCLPVDAVMVRPGHGVLVRALSSGGSTVGNTTYFVTDTGVKFRIPTAKALQSLGYTEDAVQPLPSPLLQMLPSGPDLSPEAAAGGVPVTTPPSCGKVSTGAPVAPAGALHAGSNASISTSE, from the coding sequence ATGCGCTCCAAGCGCGACCAGGTCCAGGCGCACACCTTCATCATGAGCCGGCTGACCTCCGGCATGCTGCTCGCCGACCCGGACGCCCCGGAGTCCCCTCTGGGGCGCACCACCCGCGCCGTGCTGATCGGCATCATCATCGCCGTCGTGGTGGCGGCCGGTTCCGTGGTGTACGGGCTCATCGCGCCCGGCGGCAACGACTCCTGGCGGAACTCCACGAGCCTGATCGTCAACAAGGACACCGGCGGCCGCTACCTGTTCGTCGGGGGCCGGCTGCGGCCGGTGCGGAACTACGCGTCGGCCCGCCTGATCGGCGGCACCAGCCTCAAGACCGCCGACGTGGGCAGCAGCTCGCTGCGCGACACGCCCACCGGGACGCCGGTCGGCATCCCCGGCGCCCCGGACGCGCTGCCCGCGGCCGGCGACCTGGAGAGCGACCCCTGGCAGGTGTGCTCCTCGGTGCGGATGCAGGAGTCGGACGGCGGCAACACCACGACCGCCCCGGTCACCTCGCTGGTGGCCGGCTCCCCGATGGAGACCACCGGCCTCGGCGCGAGCCAGGGCCTGATCGTCCAGGGACCCGACAAGGCGACCTACCTGGTGTGGCAGGGCAGCCGGCTGCGCCTCGACGCCGCCTCCGGCGCGGCCAGCTCGCTGGGCTACGGCGCCGTCACGCCCCGCCCCGTGTCGGCGGCCTTCCTCGACGCGCTGGTCCCCGGACCCGGCCTCGTCTCGCCCGACGTGCCCGGCCGGGGCGAGCCGGGACCCTCGATGGAGGGCAAGCCCAGCACCGTAGGCCAGGTGTTCCAGGTGCGGGTGCCGGGCTCCGACGCGCACTACTACCTGATGCGCCACGACGGCCTGGTGCCGCTCACGGACACCCAGGCCGCCCTGGTGCTCGGTGACCACGCAACCCGCCAGAAGGCCTACGGCGGTGCCGCGCCCAAGGCCATGCCGATGGGCGCGGCCACGATGAAGGAGCACATGGCACCCGGAGCGGCGGGGCACTCCCTGTCGGCGACGGGCATGCCGCCCTCCCCGCCGCGCGTCGCCGACATGCAGAGGGGTACGGCGGCCTGCGCCCGCGTGCGGCCCAGCGGCGACGGCACCGAGGTCACCACCGTGCAGGTGCCGCTCTCCTCCCTCGGCCCGGTCACGCAGCCGGCCGACGACGAGCTGGCGAGGCCCTGCCTGCCCGTCGACGCGGTGATGGTCCGCCCTGGGCACGGCGTGCTGGTGCGCGCGCTCTCCTCCGGCGGTTCGACGGTGGGCAACACGACCTACTTCGTCACGGACACCGGTGTGAAATTCCGCATCCCGACGGCCAAGGCGCTCCAGTCGCTCGGTTACACCGAGGACGCCGTGCAGCCGCTGCCGTCCCCCTTGCTCCAGATGCTCCCCTCGGGTCCCGACCTGAGCCCGGAGGCCGCCGCCGGTGGAGTTCCTGTGACCACGCCGCCGAGCTGCGGGAAGGTGTCCACAGGAGCTCCTGTGGCCCCGGCAGGCGCTCTGCATGCCGGAAGTAACGCTTCCATATCGACATCTGAGTGA
- a CDS encoding WXG100 family type VII secretion target encodes MADTGSGNIQASSEQATRNGVQALEQAFTGIMRARSDVDGTRANLSQGYQGSDGGAFGQLLQQWDEQANVILKNLEDMIDKLNTSLVEHGKQQGASNDSINQAFQSSEAAFQALAG; translated from the coding sequence ATGGCAGACACGGGCAGCGGCAACATCCAAGCTTCAAGCGAGCAAGCGACCCGGAATGGCGTTCAGGCCCTGGAACAGGCCTTCACCGGCATCATGAGGGCGCGGTCGGACGTGGACGGCACCCGGGCCAACCTGTCGCAGGGCTATCAGGGCAGCGACGGCGGCGCTTTCGGGCAGCTTCTCCAGCAGTGGGACGAGCAGGCGAATGTCATCCTGAAGAATCTGGAAGACATGATCGACAAGCTGAACACCAGCCTCGTCGAGCACGGCAAGCAGCAGGGCGCGTCCAACGACTCCATCAACCAGGCCTTCCAGTCCTCCGAGGCCGCCTTCCAGGCCCTCGCCGGCTGA
- a CDS encoding WXG100 family type VII secretion target encodes MPDNLTDGYIYVGYNHMANAADDMVAQTRAIANTLSSLEAELGALKASWYGNDADVYTQKQAAWDQAVHNMEQLLTSHASLLTDISGNYKYSENSLSQMWSEVTIGR; translated from the coding sequence ATGCCTGACAACCTGACGGATGGTTACATCTACGTCGGCTACAACCACATGGCCAACGCCGCCGACGACATGGTCGCCCAGACCCGGGCGATAGCGAACACGCTGTCGTCGCTGGAGGCCGAGCTCGGTGCCCTCAAGGCGAGCTGGTACGGCAACGACGCCGACGTCTACACGCAGAAGCAGGCCGCGTGGGACCAGGCGGTGCACAACATGGAGCAGCTGCTGACCTCGCACGCCTCGCTGCTGACGGACATCTCCGGCAACTACAAGTACAGCGAGAACTCGCTCTCGCAGATGTGGTCCGAGGTCACCATCGGCCGCTGA
- a CDS encoding type VII secretion system-associated protein: protein MADLTHLDSHALTQFKQNDLADFLTDLDAIRNDDPAGVKSLKSILGGLLITGSTFGEVSSPLVIGLMAGDDSVGGQSLNTKTKDAAQGVDDILVSQKKLFKDIDDDLQETMDTLLKNQSGGLAAIDGEKLLDIFSDVDSDLTDGSGSGSDSKS from the coding sequence ATGGCGGACCTCACGCACCTCGACAGCCACGCGCTCACCCAGTTCAAGCAGAACGACCTGGCCGACTTCCTCACGGATCTCGATGCCATCCGCAACGACGACCCCGCGGGGGTCAAGTCGCTCAAGAGCATCCTCGGCGGCCTCCTGATCACCGGAAGCACCTTCGGCGAGGTCTCCAGCCCGCTGGTGATCGGCCTGATGGCCGGCGACGACTCGGTGGGCGGACAGAGCCTGAACACGAAGACCAAGGACGCGGCACAGGGTGTCGACGACATCCTGGTGTCGCAGAAGAAGCTCTTCAAGGACATCGACGATGACCTTCAGGAGACGATGGACACGCTGCTGAAGAACCAGAGCGGCGGCCTCGCGGCGATCGACGGCGAGAAGCTGCTCGACATCTTCTCCGACGTGGACAGCGATCTCACCGACGGATCCGGCAGCGGATCCGACTCGAAGAGCTGA